AGCGGGCTGTAGACATCAAGAGTCGAGCAACGACCGATGATGCGCTCCTTCAGGCTTACGATCTGATCGTCGCCTTCATAAATGGCTTCTTTCCAGATGCCGTCGCGACGCCCGTCATCGATGTCAACGATTGTGCAGTCCATGGCGACGTCACACAGTTTTCGTGTCAGATAACCCGCATCCGCTGTCTTAAGCGCCGTGTCCGCCAGTCCCTTACGGGCACCGTGAGTCGAGATGAAGTATTCGAGAACTGTTAGGCCTTCGCGGAAAGATGACAAAATCGGACGTTCGATAATTTCACCGGAAGGTTTAGCCATCAATCCACGTGTTCCACACAATTGACGCACCTGCTGACGGTTACCCCGCGCACCTGAGTCCATCATGATGTAAACGGGGTTAATCGCTTCGCGACCATCGTTGTCATCCAGACAGTTGAACACAGCCTTAGCGATCGTATCGGTAGCGTTTGTCCAGATTTCAATGATCTTGTTATAGCGCTCACCGGTGGTAATGATACCCCGTTTGTATTGCGCATCGACTTCCTCGATCCGCTTGCGAGCTGCTTTCACGATATCCACCTTTTCATCCGGGATGATCATATCCTGGATACCAATCGAAATACCGGCATGCATCGCGATCTTGAAGCCGAGAGCCTTCAGGCGGTCGAGTGTCTCAATGGTCTCCTCCTTACCGCACTTCTTATAGGTCGACATGATCACCTCACCGAGCATCTTTTTGCCAACGGTGAAGTTAATGAAGCCAAGCTCTTTCGGCCAAATGGTGTTGAAGATAATCCGTCCGAGTGTGGTGCGAATGATTCGCTTTTCCGATTCACCGTAAACCGTCTCTGGGCTTCCGTAGTCAGGATTAGCATAATCGACCCATGAATCCTTTTGGATGTCCCCTTCGATCTCTGCAACGAGAGCTTCTTCGAGGCTCCCGATGAGCGGTACGCGCTGACCTTCAGCAGGCTTAATCCTAGGCTCACAGGTAATATAATACATACCGAGCACAACGTCCTGAGACGGGGTCAAAATCGGCTTACCACTGGAGGGCGAGAAGATATTGTGTGTCGCCATCATGAGCAGTTTGGCTTCCATGATCGCCTCAAGCGAGAGCGGCACGTGCACCGCCATCTGGTCGCCGTCAAAATCGGCGTTATAAGCGGTACAAGTCAATGGGTGGAGCTGGATCGCATCTCCTTCGATCAGGACTGGTTCAAAAGCCTGGATGGAGAGTCGGTGGAGTGTCGGCGCACGGTTCAGAAGAACCGGGTGCCCCTTCGTCACCTCCTCAAGGATATCCCAGACTTCTGGAGACTTCTTCTCAATCATCTTACGCGCTCCGCGAACTGTATGGACAAAACCGAGTTCCTTGAGGCGACGAATAATGAATGGCTCGAACAAAACGAGGGCCATTTTCTTGGGAAGTCCGCACTGGTGCAGTTTCAACTCGGGTCCGATCACAATGACGGAACGACCAGAATAATCGACACGCTTTCCAAGAAGATTCTGGCGGAAGCGACCTTGCTTACCCTTAAGCATATCACTCAAAGACTTGAGTGGACGGTTCCCAGCACCGGTGACGGCACGACCATGACGGCCATTGTCGAACATGGCATCTACCGCCTCCTGGAGCATCCGCTTCTCATTGTGGATGATCACGTCAGGAGTCTTGAGCTGAAGCAGGTTCTTCAATCGGTTGTTCCGGTTGATGACACGGCGATACAGGTCGTTGAGATCAGAAGTCGCGAAACGACCACCCTCAAGAGGAACGAGTGGGCGCAGGTCTGGTGGGACCACAGGAAGCACTTCGAGGATCATCCACTCGGGACGTGTGCCCGACTCGATGAAACCCTGAATGACCTTTAAACGCTTTGAGATCTTCTTTTTGATCTGCTTTGAGCGGGTGGCGTGCATCTGCTCATGAAGCTCATCCACTGCGCCTTCTAGATCCATGCCTTCAAGAGCATCGCGCAGGGCTTCGGCTCCCATTTTTGCAACGAAGGCATCCTCGCCGTATTCGTCGCAAGCCTGGAGATACTCCTGTTCGGTCAGCAACTGCTTCTCTTCCAGCGGCGTCTTGCCTGGATCCACTACCATGTAGTTTTCGTAGTAGATCACACGCTCTAGGTTACGCGCGGTGACGTCGAGGAGCAGTCCCAAGCGACTGGGCATGCTCTTCAGGAACCAGATGTGAGAAACAGGGACGGCAAGCTCAATGTGTCCCATGCGCTCGCGGCGCACACGCGATACAGTGACTTCTACGCCACAACGGTCGCAGACGACACCCTTGTATTTGATGCGCTTGTATTTACCGCAGGCACATTCGTAGTCGCGAACGGGTCCGAAAATACGTTGGCAAAACAGACCGCCGGGTTCGGGCTTAAAAGTCCGATAATTAATGGTCTCGGGATTTTTGACCTCACCACGTGACCAGGAGCGAATCGTGTCAGGAGAGGCAACGGTGATCGAGACGCTGTCGAAGGACTGGTTGGATTCCAATCCGAGGGTATCTTGAAGTTGTTCCGTAATCATAGCTATGGGCGGTGGAGCTGGTTAAATGGCTTCGATGCTGGTTTCCTTTGTGAGGCGGACATCCAGACAGAGGGACTGCATCTCCTTCATCAATACGTTGAAGGACTGCGGGGTGCCCGCTTGCAGAGTGTTGTCTCCCTTGACGAGAGATTCGTAAATCTTGGTCCGGCCCTGAACATCGTCAGACTTGACCGTGAGAAGTTCCTGGAGGGTGTAGGCAGCACCATAAGCTTCGAGCGCCCATACCTCCATTTCTCCGAAACGCTGACCACCGTATTGGGCTTTACCACCCAAGGGCTGCTGTGTGATGAGGCTGTATGGACCAACGGCGCGTGCGTGAATCTTGGACGCCACAAGGTGGTTCAGCTTCATCATATACATGTAGCCGACAACCACGGGTTGATCGAACGCATCGCCAGAACGGCCATCATAGAGCTGGGACTTACCGGTCTCGGGGAGTCCAGCATCCTTCATATAGTTCCAAATGCGATCTTCAGGAATGCCATCAAAGACTGGGGTCGCTACTTTGATGCCGAGCTTGCTACAGGCCCAACCCAGGTGCGTCTCCAAAACCTGGCCGACATTCATCCGCGAGGGAACACCGAGTGGGTTTAGGCAAATCTCGATCGGTGTGCCGTCGGGAAGATAAGGCATATCTTCCTCAGGGACGATCTTAGCGACGACACCCTTATTACCGTGGCGTCCGGCCATCTTATCACCCACCTGCATTTTGCGCTTTGTGGCGATGTAGACCTTCACATTCTTGACGACCCCTGAGTCGAGGTCTTCGCCCGTCTCGATCCCTGAGATCTTGCGCTCCCGTTCCGTCTCAAATTCCTCGAACTTACTCTGATAGTTACCGACGATCTCCATGATTTTGATTTTCACCGGAGAGGGGTCGATATCGATGTTGCGCGAGACAGCAGCCAGGCGACGGAGCAAAGTCTTGGTGATCTTGCGGTTTGCGGGAATAATGACTTCGCCTGTGTCGCCGTTCTTGACGTCTAAAGGAATTTTCTCTCCAAGCAGAATGTTAGAGAGCGACTCTGTGAGGTCTTCGCGGAGACGATCCGTCTGTGAGCGGTATTCTTCGTTGATCTTCTTGATCTGTCGGCGGCGGTCGCTTGGTGACATACGCTCCTTCTCAGCATCAAGGCGAGAGGAGACTTTTACGTCCATTACGATGCCATAAACACCGGAGGGGACGAGCAGAGAGGTGTCTTTTACATCGGCGGCCTTCTCACCAAAGATCGCTCGAAGGAGCTTCTCTTCAGGAGCCAGCTCAGTCTCCGATTTCGGCGTAATCTTACCGACGAGAATATCACCTGGCTTTACCTCGGCACCAACGCGGATGACACCGTCATGGTTTAGGTTACGCAGGCCCTCCTCACCGATATTGGGAATATCACGCGTGATTTCTTCAGGCCCGAGTTTTGTATCGCGAGCGGTTACATCGAACTCTTCGACGTGAATGGACGTGTAGATGTCTTCCTTCAACACCTTCTCGGAGATGAGAATAGCATCTTCGAAATTGTATCCATTCCAAGGCATGAAAGCTACTAGGACATTGCGGCCCAATGCGATCTCACCGTTTTGAGTCGCCGCCCCGTCTGCCAAGACATCGCCTTGAACTACCTTCTGACCGCGTTTTACTATCGGCTTTTGGTTGAAACAGGTACCGTTATTAGAGCGCATAAACTTGCGGAGATTATGGACGTGGATGCCCTTCTTCTCGTCGGTTTTTGGACTCTTTTCAAAATTCTTCGGAAGCTCACCGTCAGTGGTGACGACAATACGGCGTGAATCACACTGAGCGATCACCCCATCTATCTGTGCCACTTCGATCGTGCGTGAATCTTCAGCGACGCGACGCTCGATACCCGTTCCAACAAAAGGAGAGTCTGTGCGAAGCAACGGCACGCCTTGACGTTGCATGTTTGAGCCCATGAGTGCGCGGTTCGCATCATCGTGCTCGA
Above is a genomic segment from Opitutales bacterium containing:
- the rpoC gene encoding DNA-directed RNA polymerase subunit beta', with protein sequence MITEQLQDTLGLESNQSFDSVSITVASPDTIRSWSRGEVKNPETINYRTFKPEPGGLFCQRIFGPVRDYECACGKYKRIKYKGVVCDRCGVEVTVSRVRRERMGHIELAVPVSHIWFLKSMPSRLGLLLDVTARNLERVIYYENYMVVDPGKTPLEEKQLLTEQEYLQACDEYGEDAFVAKMGAEALRDALEGMDLEGAVDELHEQMHATRSKQIKKKISKRLKVIQGFIESGTRPEWMILEVLPVVPPDLRPLVPLEGGRFATSDLNDLYRRVINRNNRLKNLLQLKTPDVIIHNEKRMLQEAVDAMFDNGRHGRAVTGAGNRPLKSLSDMLKGKQGRFRQNLLGKRVDYSGRSVIVIGPELKLHQCGLPKKMALVLFEPFIIRRLKELGFVHTVRGARKMIEKKSPEVWDILEEVTKGHPVLLNRAPTLHRLSIQAFEPVLIEGDAIQLHPLTCTAYNADFDGDQMAVHVPLSLEAIMEAKLLMMATHNIFSPSSGKPILTPSQDVVLGMYYITCEPRIKPAEGQRVPLIGSLEEALVAEIEGDIQKDSWVDYANPDYGSPETVYGESEKRIIRTTLGRIIFNTIWPKELGFINFTVGKKMLGEVIMSTYKKCGKEETIETLDRLKALGFKIAMHAGISIGIQDMIIPDEKVDIVKAARKRIEEVDAQYKRGIITTGERYNKIIEIWTNATDTIAKAVFNCLDDNDGREAINPVYIMMDSGARGNRQQVRQLCGTRGLMAKPSGEIIERPILSSFREGLTVLEYFISTHGARKGLADTALKTADAGYLTRKLCDVAMDCTIVDIDDGRRDGIWKEAIYEGDDQIVSLKERIIGRCSTLDVYSPLDSDELIIGAGELITPDIGEKIENLGIERIKVMSALSTRIEHGMTALEYGIDPGTSSMVEVGTSVGIIAAQSIGEPGTQLTMRTFHIGGIASSVMKEPQIIVRSDGIVNFKGLRTVEVGQGAVVVLNKTGSITITDDEGRELEHYNIVAGSAVFIGDGQEITKGAVLAQWDPHNIPILSERPGTISFHDMIPGVTVKREMDDASGSIQTVVIEHKEDLNPMVEVRDQKGKIVASYNIPTGAQVVVNEGDDIAAGALLAKTPRQASKTQDITGGLPRVAELFEARRPKEAAEMSKISGIVSMNGMLRGKKRLVVTDSDENSEEHLIPHGKHIIVQPGDLVSKGQFLTEGAADPHEILDILGNAHCYEYLITEIQKVYRMQGVTIDDKHIEVIVAQMLKKVRITDPGDSDFFWGEQIYRHQFLEANEEIIDAGGKAAEGEPILLGITKASVETESFISAASFQETTRVLTDASTLGKVDRLKGFKENVIMGNLIPAGTGLPKYRRLKIDTLGASFEGGTEASSSGDLVG
- the rpoB gene encoding DNA-directed RNA polymerase subunit beta, whose protein sequence is MSERINFGTLQEVIQPPNLIENQITSFREFLQLDKPASQRGNVGLEAVFREVFPIESYDGRCTLEYLNYSLAESRLSELECLREGVTFSISLYVKLRLREEDQIKDEEIYMGELPAVTERGSFIINGAERVIVSQLHRSPGICFEETPHTSGKMLHAFRIIPDRGTWLEVQFDQNDLLYVYLDRRRRRRKFLVTTLLRAMGHSTDSEILKLFYEVSEKDASELLSLDLVSHFVLVEDMVDAEKGIVLARAFEPLTKTIIRAIEETGVTKITAIDTNIDDGAIIRAIKKDPTRNEEEALKDIYKRLRPGEPPTTANAKALIKRLFLDPKRYDLGRVGRYKLNQKLGLETDIEFRLIAVEDVVQATKYLTKLKRGDGFVDDIDHLGARRVRTVGELLANQCRVGLARTERLVKERMTLYDQSVDSITPQKLINPKALSTVIRDFFARSQLSQFMDQINPLAELTHKRRLSALGPGGLNRERAGFEVRDVHPSHYGRICPIETPEGPNIGLINSLSTYSRINEFGFIETPYRKVVEGVVTDEIEYLNADQEEPHIVAQANSVLDKNNNFVGKVIARYRDEVMEVEPEKVKYMDVSPKQVVSVAAGLIPFLEHDDANRALMGSNMQRQGVPLLRTDSPFVGTGIERRVAEDSRTIEVAQIDGVIAQCDSRRIVVTTDGELPKNFEKSPKTDEKKGIHVHNLRKFMRSNNGTCFNQKPIVKRGQKVVQGDVLADGAATQNGEIALGRNVLVAFMPWNGYNFEDAILISEKVLKEDIYTSIHVEEFDVTARDTKLGPEEITRDIPNIGEEGLRNLNHDGVIRVGAEVKPGDILVGKITPKSETELAPEEKLLRAIFGEKAADVKDTSLLVPSGVYGIVMDVKVSSRLDAEKERMSPSDRRRQIKKINEEYRSQTDRLREDLTESLSNILLGEKIPLDVKNGDTGEVIIPANRKITKTLLRRLAAVSRNIDIDPSPVKIKIMEIVGNYQSKFEEFETERERKISGIETGEDLDSGVVKNVKVYIATKRKMQVGDKMAGRHGNKGVVAKIVPEEDMPYLPDGTPIEICLNPLGVPSRMNVGQVLETHLGWACSKLGIKVATPVFDGIPEDRIWNYMKDAGLPETGKSQLYDGRSGDAFDQPVVVGYMYMMKLNHLVASKIHARAVGPYSLITQQPLGGKAQYGGQRFGEMEVWALEAYGAAYTLQELLTVKSDDVQGRTKIYESLVKGDNTLQAGTPQSFNVLMKEMQSLCLDVRLTKETSIEAI